One stretch of Candidatus Acetothermia bacterium DNA includes these proteins:
- a CDS encoding iron ABC transporter permease: MGPKLTRTLAFGVAFALLMALVAFPLGILFYKSFVRAGEPSLGNYTEVFSDGRNYLPFWNTVKLGFWTVLLAAAIGVPLAWVVARTDLPGRWLLENLCLLPYMIPPFIGAIAWVQLLAPRVGYANRLWMSLVGTTTSPFNIYSFGGMVWVMGLYSFPFVFIAVLGALERMNPSLEEAARISGAGRFRVVRDITIPLVLPSVMSGMMLAFLYTVANFGIPALIGMRARIFVLTTRIYSYVYRGDFAGIQLAAALSVLLMVLAVALLVLNQWILRRQHGAAIISGKSVRPTVVELGRWRYPLAGVVYLFLTLAIIAPLVALFLTSFLRAWGLPLAWSSFTIRNYQYVLFEYSLTKKAIVNSLSLALIAASAATALGAILAYISTKTQLRGRRVVDTLCTLPNAIPGTVVALAMILAWSGQFRINLYNTFAMLIVAYVAHYTFYAFRNISASLVQIHPSLEEAARIAGAGWLQNFRDVVVPLIRPGLVAGWLLVFMPTLRELNMSILLYGPRTPTIGVAVFELQDAGYYHIAAALAALVVVVIFVTNLVVRRIVGGRRRA, translated from the coding sequence ATGGGGCCGAAACTGACGCGGACGCTCGCGTTCGGTGTAGCCTTCGCTTTGCTGATGGCGCTGGTGGCGTTTCCGCTGGGGATCTTGTTCTACAAGAGCTTTGTGCGCGCGGGAGAACCTTCGCTGGGGAACTACACCGAGGTGTTCTCCGACGGACGTAACTACCTGCCGTTCTGGAACACGGTCAAGCTCGGGTTCTGGACAGTGCTCCTGGCCGCGGCGATCGGCGTCCCGCTGGCATGGGTGGTCGCCCGCACCGATCTCCCGGGGCGGTGGCTTCTCGAGAACCTGTGCTTGCTCCCGTACATGATCCCTCCGTTCATCGGGGCCATCGCCTGGGTCCAGCTCCTCGCCCCCCGGGTGGGCTACGCGAACAGGTTGTGGATGTCCCTTGTCGGCACCACGACCTCTCCGTTCAACATCTACTCGTTCGGGGGAATGGTGTGGGTGATGGGACTCTATTCCTTCCCATTCGTGTTCATCGCCGTGCTGGGGGCGCTGGAGCGGATGAACCCGTCGCTGGAAGAAGCAGCCCGGATCTCCGGGGCAGGGCGGTTCCGGGTGGTGCGGGACATCACGATCCCCCTCGTCCTTCCCAGCGTGATGTCCGGGATGATGCTCGCGTTCCTGTACACGGTGGCCAACTTCGGGATCCCGGCTTTGATCGGGATGCGGGCCCGGATCTTCGTCCTCACCACGCGCATCTATAGCTACGTGTACCGCGGTGACTTCGCCGGGATCCAGCTGGCCGCGGCGTTGTCGGTGTTGCTGATGGTGCTGGCCGTGGCGCTGCTTGTGCTCAACCAGTGGATCCTACGGCGACAGCACGGGGCGGCGATCATCTCCGGGAAGAGCGTTCGCCCGACCGTGGTCGAGCTCGGTCGATGGAGGTACCCATTGGCCGGGGTGGTCTACCTGTTCCTCACTCTCGCCATCATCGCCCCGCTCGTGGCTTTGTTCCTCACCTCATTCCTCCGGGCATGGGGGCTGCCGCTCGCGTGGTCAAGCTTCACAATTCGGAACTACCAGTATGTCCTGTTCGAGTACAGTCTGACCAAGAAGGCGATCGTCAATAGCCTCTCGCTCGCCCTCATCGCCGCCTCGGCGGCGACAGCCCTGGGGGCGATCCTCGCCTACATCTCTACGAAGACCCAGCTCCGAGGACGGAGGGTTGTGGACACGCTGTGCACGTTGCCGAACGCTATCCCCGGCACGGTGGTGGCGCTGGCGATGATCCTGGCCTGGTCCGGGCAGTTCAGGATCAACCTGTACAACACATTCGCGATGCTGATCGTGGCCTATGTGGCCCACTACACGTTTTACGCGTTCCGCAACATCTCCGCGTCCCTCGTGCAGATCCACCCCTCGCTCGAGGAGGCGGCGCGGATCGCCGGAGCCGGGTGGCTGCAGAACTTCCGCGACGTGGTGGTGCCGCTGATTCGTCCGGGGCTCGTCGCGGGGTGGCTCCTCGTGTTCATGCCCACGTTGCGGGAACTGAACATGTCGATTCTGCTTTATGGGCCGCGCACGCCGACCATCGGCGTGGCCGTGTTCGAGCTCCAGGACGCCGGGTACTACCACATCGCCGCCGCGCTGGCCGCGTTGGTGGTGGTCGTGATCTTCGTGACCAACCTCGTCGTGCGGAGGATCGTCGGCGGCCGTCGGCGCGCCTGA
- a CDS encoding polyprenyl synthetase family protein, protein MEIVSRYREAIVRALDEALAVEGSLGVLVRYPVGLADPDGRPGPGVGGKLLRPSLTCFACEALGGEATRALPLAAAVELVHNFSLVHDDIQDGDELRRGRPAAWKAFGLPQAINAGDALLVLAVRMAGRAALPAEDVLAAVDAILAATFAMIEGQALDVGFEGRPLGVEAYLDMARRKTGALFGCALELGAIAAGRPDLREGHRRLGEALGLAFQVQDDWLGLWGTPERAGKPVGGDLARGKRSYPIAWALARDPSLGTFLAKGAIREAHRRLTALGAEEATRAAAAGFLAEARAAVQDLPWPDWAQQAFAALAAALAAREA, encoded by the coding sequence GTGGAGATCGTTAGTCGATATCGGGAGGCGATCGTGCGCGCCCTGGACGAGGCCCTCGCCGTCGAGGGGTCGCTTGGGGTCCTGGTCCGGTACCCGGTGGGGTTGGCCGACCCCGACGGGCGCCCCGGACCAGGTGTCGGGGGCAAGCTCCTCCGTCCGTCCCTGACCTGCTTCGCCTGCGAGGCGCTGGGCGGAGAGGCAACCCGGGCGCTCCCCCTGGCGGCAGCGGTGGAGCTGGTGCACAACTTCTCCCTCGTCCACGACGACATCCAGGATGGTGACGAGCTTCGCCGCGGCCGGCCCGCGGCCTGGAAGGCGTTCGGCCTGCCCCAGGCGATCAACGCCGGGGATGCCCTCCTCGTCCTCGCCGTCAGGATGGCCGGTCGGGCCGCCCTGCCGGCGGAGGACGTGCTGGCCGCGGTGGACGCGATCCTCGCGGCCACGTTCGCCATGATCGAGGGCCAGGCGCTGGACGTGGGGTTCGAGGGCCGGCCGCTCGGGGTGGAGGCGTACCTGGACATGGCTCGGCGCAAGACCGGGGCGTTGTTCGGCTGCGCCCTGGAGTTGGGGGCGATCGCCGCCGGCCGTCCCGACCTGCGGGAGGGGCACCGCCGGTTAGGGGAGGCGTTGGGCCTGGCGTTCCAGGTGCAGGACGATTGGCTCGGCCTGTGGGGGACGCCGGAACGGGCGGGCAAGCCGGTGGGCGGTGACCTCGCCCGGGGAAAACGGTCCTACCCCATCGCCTGGGCGCTCGCGCGCGACCCCTCGCTGGGGACGTTCCTGGCCAAGGGGGCGATCCGGGAGGCCCACCGGCGCCTCACCGCCTTGGGGGCGGAGGAGGCGACCCGGGCCGCGGCCGCAGGGTTCCTGGCCGAGGCTCGCGCGGCGGTGCAGGACCTGCCCTGGCCCGACTGGGCGCAGCAGGCGTTCGCAGCGTTGGCCGCGGCGCTCGCGGCGCGGGAGGCATGA
- a CDS encoding sensor histidine kinase, with the protein MGDQARLVETRAIIDRTFLIRRITLGAFCGVALAVVGFPGFPWNPLFAVPFAWLLLTVPFQRLLHRQRTLRALNNVHAAFFSVEIVLVTYLVHRLGGVEWVGVVFYLYTVMYANFFLPKVAGYVVTALAVGGYALVAFLEYFGLIPHVSLFPLVRPPHRDLAYVLTTVLAGGIGLYAVLAFTVRAFADVYEQKRRELVRRERALARLSARLLSAQEEERRRIARRLHDELGQTLAAARWALAGGDPREAERLLALGVEGTRSLARDLRPPLLDELGLEPALRHLAERFSASAGVEVEVDLPGQRLPEAVEIAVFRVVQEALENVRRHARAHQVRVQVEVGKGEVIGEVEDDGQGFDPDGTAEGLGLSGMREWVGLLGGELAVRSAPGRGTRVWFRVPLS; encoded by the coding sequence ATGGGGGATCAAGCGCGGCTGGTGGAGACGCGGGCGATCATCGACCGGACGTTCCTCATCCGGCGCATCACGTTGGGCGCCTTTTGTGGGGTCGCCCTGGCGGTGGTGGGGTTCCCGGGCTTTCCATGGAACCCCCTGTTCGCCGTTCCGTTCGCGTGGCTCCTCCTCACCGTGCCCTTCCAGCGGCTCCTCCATCGGCAGCGCACCCTCCGCGCCCTGAACAATGTCCATGCCGCGTTCTTCTCGGTGGAGATCGTGCTTGTGACGTACCTCGTCCACCGCTTGGGCGGCGTGGAGTGGGTGGGGGTCGTGTTCTACCTGTACACCGTGATGTACGCGAACTTCTTCCTCCCCAAGGTCGCCGGGTACGTGGTGACCGCTCTCGCGGTGGGGGGCTATGCCCTGGTGGCGTTCCTGGAGTATTTCGGGTTGATCCCTCATGTGTCGTTGTTTCCGCTCGTCCGGCCGCCGCACCGCGACCTGGCCTATGTCCTGACCACGGTGCTGGCCGGTGGGATCGGCCTGTACGCCGTCCTTGCCTTCACCGTGCGCGCGTTCGCCGACGTCTATGAGCAGAAGCGGCGGGAGCTGGTCCGGCGGGAGCGGGCGTTGGCTCGGCTCTCGGCGCGGCTCCTGTCCGCTCAGGAGGAGGAGCGGCGGCGCATTGCCCGCCGCCTCCACGACGAGCTCGGGCAGACCTTGGCCGCTGCGCGGTGGGCACTGGCCGGGGGAGATCCCCGAGAGGCGGAGCGCCTCCTGGCCCTGGGGGTGGAGGGGACGCGGTCCTTGGCCCGCGACCTCCGCCCGCCCCTCCTCGACGAGCTCGGCCTGGAGCCGGCCCTGCGCCATCTTGCGGAGCGGTTCTCCGCGTCCGCCGGGGTCGAGGTGGAAGTGGACCTGCCGGGGCAGCGCCTGCCGGAGGCGGTGGAGATCGCCGTGTTCCGGGTGGTGCAGGAGGCACTGGAGAACGTGCGTCGTCATGCTCGGGCCCACCAGGTGCGCGTCCAGGTGGAGGTGGGGAAGGGGGAGGTGATCGGGGAGGTGGAGGACGACGGCCAGGGGTTCGACCCAGACGGCACCGCGGAGGGGCTGGGGCTATCCGGCATGCGGGAGTGGGTGGGGTTGCTGGGCGGGGAGCTCGCCGTGCGCTCCGCGCCCGGCCGGGGGACCCGGGTCTGGTTTCGGGTGCCGCTCTCATGA
- a CDS encoding 2,3-diphosphoglycerate synthetase gives MKPNQAHKPRAIALVDGEHYLPVVKWALVSLEKDYAVVGAVFLGGTEKVGSEEDLVNLGVPVVHGKTIAASVREAVARFAPEVALDLSDEPVVGYRERFEMASLLLYMGVRYVGKDFAFTPPKLVKTSLPAISVVGTGKRTGKTAIAGHAARVFKEKWRVGIVTMGRGGPAEPEVLHGEELDLGVEELIRYADQGFHAASGCFGHAYMTRVLVIGCRRCGGGMSGGEPFVSNVVEGAKLAEEFDLDIVIFDGSGATAPPIEVDRQVLIVGAHQPVDYVRGYFGPYRILRSHAVVITGCEPPLADEAKVDAMEAAVREVSPGIPVFRTVFRPRPVREVDGARVFLAATAPAAVLPRLVEHLEERYRCRVVGASPHLSNRPKLRQDLAAAGDFDVLLVELKAAGVDVGARTALARGKDVVFVDNEPVAPNMSELDQCLGRLAVEAVQAKRGAAFHA, from the coding sequence ATGAAACCGAACCAAGCGCATAAACCTCGGGCCATCGCGCTGGTGGACGGCGAGCACTACCTCCCGGTGGTGAAATGGGCCCTCGTTTCTCTGGAAAAGGACTACGCGGTGGTCGGGGCGGTGTTCCTCGGCGGGACGGAGAAGGTCGGTTCCGAGGAAGACCTCGTGAACCTCGGAGTGCCGGTGGTGCACGGGAAAACCATTGCCGCGTCGGTGCGGGAAGCCGTGGCCCGGTTCGCGCCCGAGGTCGCGCTGGATCTATCCGATGAGCCGGTGGTCGGGTACCGGGAACGGTTCGAGATGGCCAGCCTGCTCCTGTACATGGGCGTGCGCTACGTGGGCAAGGACTTCGCGTTCACCCCACCCAAGCTCGTCAAGACCTCGCTCCCCGCGATCAGCGTGGTCGGGACCGGCAAGCGCACCGGGAAGACGGCGATCGCCGGGCACGCCGCCCGTGTGTTCAAAGAGAAATGGCGGGTGGGGATCGTGACCATGGGCCGGGGAGGGCCCGCGGAGCCGGAGGTCCTCCACGGGGAAGAGCTTGACCTCGGCGTGGAGGAGCTCATCCGCTACGCCGATCAAGGATTCCACGCCGCCTCGGGGTGCTTCGGGCATGCCTATATGACCCGGGTATTGGTCATCGGTTGCCGCCGCTGCGGCGGGGGGATGAGCGGAGGGGAACCGTTCGTGAGCAACGTGGTGGAGGGAGCCAAGCTCGCGGAAGAATTCGACCTAGACATCGTCATCTTCGATGGGAGCGGGGCCACTGCGCCGCCGATCGAGGTCGATCGGCAGGTGCTGATCGTCGGCGCCCACCAGCCGGTGGATTACGTGCGCGGCTACTTCGGACCGTATCGGATCCTTCGTAGCCACGCGGTGGTGATCACCGGGTGTGAGCCGCCCCTCGCCGACGAGGCCAAGGTGGATGCCATGGAAGCAGCGGTGCGCGAGGTCAGCCCAGGGATCCCCGTGTTCCGCACCGTGTTCCGGCCGCGGCCGGTGCGGGAGGTGGATGGGGCCCGGGTGTTCCTGGCAGCCACCGCCCCGGCCGCGGTGTTGCCCCGCCTGGTCGAGCACCTCGAGGAGCGCTACCGGTGCCGAGTGGTGGGGGCCTCACCCCACCTCTCCAACCGGCCCAAGTTGCGCCAAGACTTGGCGGCGGCAGGGGATTTCGACGTGCTGTTGGTGGAGCTGAAGGCGGCCGGGGTCGACGTGGGGGCTCGCACCGCGCTTGCTCGCGGCAAGGACGTGGTATTCGTGGACAACGAACCTGTGGCCCCGAACATGAGCGAACTCGACCAGTGCCTTGGGCGCTTGGCGGTGGAGGCCGTTCAGGCCAAGCGGGGGGCGGCTTTCCATGCCTGA
- a CDS encoding phosphoglycerate mutase (2,3-diphosphoglycerate-independent), whose protein sequence is MPEPIEPSARRMAEAVEARYREGETDYWLSPLVLVGRGRPVGRISAGDAVVFCCRRGEREVQLTRAFADPTFCEFPRPRLAPLTFVPLTLYHPDLRYLRAAFTPQDVPDTLGEVVARQGLAQLRVAEEEKYAHITYFLSGGRGTAFPGEVDRRVPSFLADPPRALPGLVGTVREELGAADFPLVALNLATGDIMGHAAELAPKVACAEAVDRALSEILELGRVHGYWVAITADHGLLEDHGPPEGPANTGHTTHPVPFLLVGPHGERPNLARDGILADVAPTLLASLGLPRPAAMTGRPLVEGKAPRAEKAMLVVLDGWGLGGEGRVNPIALARTPCWDELSHGPLARLTASGEAVGLLPGRKGNSEAGHLNLGAGRIVPQDEVRIQRAIEAGTFAENPVFREAIGDARARGGALHLLGLLSEQSSHGSVDYVLELLNLARRERLDRVYVHLITDGRSTPPGSAPEMLRKVGRAMAGIGVGTVATLVGRGLALDRGGDYTGKTRRAFRALVLGEGTAVPLS, encoded by the coding sequence ATGCCTGAGCCGATTGAGCCGAGCGCGCGGCGGATGGCTGAGGCGGTCGAGGCCCGCTACCGGGAAGGGGAGACCGACTATTGGTTGTCCCCCCTGGTGCTGGTGGGCCGCGGCCGGCCGGTGGGACGGATCAGCGCCGGCGACGCCGTTGTCTTCTGCTGTCGCCGGGGGGAACGGGAGGTCCAGCTCACCCGGGCGTTCGCTGACCCGACGTTCTGCGAGTTCCCACGGCCCCGCCTCGCGCCCCTCACGTTCGTCCCCCTGACCTTGTACCACCCTGATCTGCGGTATCTGCGAGCGGCGTTCACCCCCCAGGACGTCCCCGACACCCTGGGGGAGGTGGTCGCCCGCCAGGGCCTCGCCCAGCTCCGGGTGGCCGAGGAGGAAAAGTACGCCCACATCACGTACTTCCTGAGCGGCGGGCGGGGGACGGCCTTCCCAGGGGAGGTGGACCGGCGGGTTCCTTCGTTCCTCGCCGATCCCCCCCGGGCATTGCCGGGACTGGTGGGAACCGTGCGGGAGGAACTGGGCGCGGCCGATTTCCCGCTGGTGGCCCTCAACTTGGCCACCGGGGACATCATGGGCCACGCGGCTGAGCTCGCCCCGAAAGTGGCCTGCGCCGAGGCGGTGGACCGGGCGCTCTCGGAGATCCTCGAGCTCGGGCGGGTCCATGGGTACTGGGTCGCCATCACCGCCGACCATGGCCTGCTCGAGGACCACGGCCCGCCTGAGGGCCCGGCGAACACCGGCCACACCACCCATCCCGTCCCGTTCCTCCTGGTGGGCCCACACGGAGAGCGTCCCAACCTGGCCCGGGACGGGATCCTGGCTGATGTGGCGCCCACCCTCCTTGCCTCGCTTGGGTTACCCCGGCCGGCAGCGATGACCGGCCGGCCGCTCGTCGAAGGGAAGGCGCCACGGGCGGAGAAGGCCATGCTCGTGGTCCTCGACGGATGGGGCCTTGGCGGCGAGGGCAGGGTGAACCCGATCGCCCTTGCCCGGACCCCGTGCTGGGACGAGCTATCCCACGGGCCGCTGGCCCGCCTGACCGCCTCCGGGGAGGCGGTGGGCCTCCTCCCCGGTCGGAAGGGCAACTCCGAGGCTGGGCACCTCAACCTGGGGGCGGGGCGCATCGTCCCTCAGGACGAGGTCCGCATCCAGCGGGCGATCGAGGCCGGGACGTTCGCCGAGAACCCGGTGTTCCGCGAGGCCATTGGCGACGCCCGCGCCCGCGGGGGGGCGCTGCACCTTCTGGGGCTCCTCTCCGAGCAGAGCTCCCACGGGTCGGTGGATTACGTGCTTGAGCTCCTCAACCTGGCTCGCCGAGAGCGGCTGGACCGGGTTTACGTCCACCTCATCACCGATGGCCGGAGCACCCCCCCGGGCAGTGCCCCGGAAATGCTGCGCAAGGTTGGGAGGGCAATGGCCGGGATCGGGGTGGGCACCGTGGCGACCTTGGTCGGGCGCGGACTGGCCCTGGACCGAGGGGGCGACTACACGGGCAAAACGCGGCGTGCCTTCCGGGCGCTGGTGCTAGGCGAGGGGACGGCGGTTCCACTCAGCTGA
- a CDS encoding response regulator transcription factor, producing the protein MIRVLIVDDHPIVREGLSRLLARRGLDVVGQAADGEEGTRLAAGLAPDVVVWDLAMPAGGVTGLSHLKRTAPGCRVLVVTALDDPWLAAEAARAGADGFLAKTASPEEFIAAIRACAEGRPAFPSVPELSPREEEVFALLGQGLANRDIAARLGISPKTVESHLERLKEKLGCASATELRALALRHRA; encoded by the coding sequence ATGATCCGGGTGCTGATCGTCGATGATCATCCCATCGTCCGGGAGGGGCTTTCCCGGCTGCTGGCGCGCCGGGGCCTGGACGTGGTCGGCCAGGCCGCGGATGGAGAAGAGGGCACACGGCTCGCGGCCGGGTTGGCCCCGGATGTGGTGGTGTGGGACCTGGCGATGCCGGCTGGGGGGGTGACCGGATTGAGCCACCTGAAGCGGACTGCCCCGGGGTGCCGGGTGTTGGTGGTCACCGCCCTGGACGATCCCTGGCTCGCGGCCGAGGCCGCCCGGGCCGGGGCGGACGGGTTCCTGGCCAAGACCGCGTCGCCGGAGGAGTTCATCGCCGCGATCCGCGCCTGTGCCGAGGGACGGCCCGCGTTCCCCTCCGTCCCCGAGCTCTCGCCCCGGGAGGAAGAGGTGTTTGCCCTCCTCGGCCAGGGCCTCGCCAACCGGGACATCGCCGCTCGCTTGGGCATCTCCCCGAAGACGGTGGAATCCCACCTCGAGCGCCTGAAGGAGAAGCTCGGCTGCGCAAGTGCCACCGAGCTCCGGGCTCTGGCCCTGCGCCATCGGGCCTAG
- a CDS encoding ABC transporter ATP-binding protein, which produces MAGITLRRVTKQFGDVKAVDDVSLDIADGEIVCFLGPSGCGKTTTLRLIAGFERPTAGEVYIGERRASSAKELVPPERRNLGMVFQNYAVWPHMTVFDNVAYPLKLRKVPKAEMRRKVMDTIAMVGLGGLEKRYPEQLSGGQQQRVALARALVVEPDALLLDEPLSNLDAKLREKMRFEIMDLHRRLRVTLVYVTHDQAEAMVLSDRVVIMNQGRVVQVGSPWEIYREPADPFVADFIGLANFVPAVLVEEAGGEGVAEADTPRRPRFRCLVPSRPGRALPANGILFVRPEEVELLPAGEAEVTGTVTRVTFLGARLDVRVEADGAEWRVEAPAGARVREGDRVGLVAQRAIFFDAKGAIDETEPSA; this is translated from the coding sequence ATGGCGGGCATCACGCTGCGCCGGGTGACCAAGCAGTTCGGCGACGTCAAGGCGGTGGACGATGTGTCCTTGGACATCGCCGATGGGGAGATCGTCTGTTTCCTAGGTCCTTCCGGGTGTGGCAAGACCACGACCCTGCGCCTGATCGCCGGGTTCGAGCGCCCCACCGCCGGGGAGGTGTACATCGGCGAGCGCCGGGCCTCCTCGGCCAAGGAGCTCGTGCCCCCCGAGCGTCGCAACCTGGGGATGGTGTTTCAGAACTACGCGGTGTGGCCGCACATGACCGTGTTCGACAACGTGGCCTATCCGCTGAAGTTGCGCAAGGTCCCCAAGGCCGAGATGCGCAGGAAGGTCATGGACACGATCGCCATGGTCGGCCTTGGCGGGCTCGAGAAACGCTACCCGGAACAGCTTTCCGGCGGGCAGCAGCAGCGGGTGGCGTTGGCCCGAGCCCTGGTGGTGGAGCCGGACGCGCTGCTCCTGGATGAGCCCCTGTCCAACCTCGACGCCAAGCTCCGGGAGAAGATGCGGTTTGAGATCATGGACCTCCACCGGCGCCTTCGGGTGACCCTCGTCTACGTGACCCACGACCAGGCCGAGGCGATGGTGCTATCGGATCGGGTGGTGATCATGAACCAGGGGAGGGTGGTCCAGGTGGGGTCCCCGTGGGAGATCTACCGCGAGCCGGCCGACCCGTTCGTGGCCGACTTCATCGGGCTGGCCAACTTCGTCCCGGCGGTGCTCGTAGAGGAGGCTGGCGGGGAAGGGGTGGCGGAGGCCGATACCCCACGCCGGCCCCGGTTCCGGTGCCTTGTCCCGTCGCGGCCGGGGCGCGCGCTTCCGGCGAACGGCATCCTGTTCGTGCGCCCGGAGGAAGTGGAGCTTCTCCCCGCTGGGGAGGCAGAGGTGACAGGGACGGTGACCCGGGTCACGTTCCTCGGAGCGCGGCTCGACGTGCGGGTCGAGGCCGATGGGGCCGAGTGGCGGGTCGAGGCCCCGGCCGGGGCGCGGGTGCGGGAGGGCGATCGGGTTGGCCTGGTGGCCCAACGCGCCATCTTCTTTGACGCGAAAGGAGCGATCGATGAAACCGAACCAAGCGCATAA
- a CDS encoding response regulator transcription factor: protein MRVVIADDHALVREGMANLLAGAGHDIVGQAATGQEAWSLLRRLRPDVALLDVALPALSGLEVCRRARRRLHGVAVVLVSMFDDPAWRAEAARAGAAAYVLKGETPASLLDAVERAAQGEMLLPPLQGGGLPLTAREREVVQLIAEGHKLSGIARTLSRSVPTVRAHKASVMRKLGVHSTAELVQAALALGIVRVPHAPEVMSGGDR, encoded by the coding sequence ATGCGCGTCGTGATCGCCGATGACCATGCGCTGGTCCGCGAGGGCATGGCCAACCTCCTCGCTGGGGCGGGGCACGACATCGTCGGCCAGGCGGCCACCGGCCAGGAGGCATGGTCTCTCCTCCGGCGGCTGCGGCCGGACGTGGCCCTGCTGGACGTGGCGTTGCCCGCTCTCTCTGGGCTGGAGGTGTGCCGGCGGGCGCGGAGGCGGCTCCACGGGGTGGCGGTGGTGTTGGTGTCCATGTTCGATGACCCGGCGTGGCGGGCCGAGGCCGCCCGGGCCGGGGCGGCGGCGTACGTGCTGAAGGGCGAGACCCCGGCGTCCCTCCTCGACGCGGTCGAGCGGGCGGCCCAGGGCGAGATGCTCCTGCCCCCCCTTCAGGGCGGGGGGCTTCCCCTCACCGCCCGCGAGCGCGAGGTCGTCCAGTTGATCGCCGAAGGCCACAAGCTCTCCGGGATCGCCCGGACGCTCTCGAGGTCCGTGCCCACGGTGCGGGCCCACAAGGCCTCCGTGATGCGCAAGCTCGGCGTCCACTCCACCGCCGAGCTCGTCCAGGCCGCGCTGGCCCTCGGGATCGTGCGCGTGCCCCACGCCCCAGAGGTGATGAGCGGTGGAGATCGTTAG
- the hpnH gene encoding adenosyl-hopene transferase HpnH → MGRPWRMTYELGRYLVRRAPGLRRGRLFPIVLMLEPLEACNLRCAGCGRVREYREHQAFRLSVDQALAVADGAGAPVVSVSGGEPLLHPGIADIVRGLVEGRRWVFLCTNGLLLRESLPKFRPHERLCFVVHLDGTAHVHDAVTGRPGSYAEAIAAIREARARGFRVCTNTTVFHGSDPDDLRQLFRTLVGLGVEGIMLSPGYAYEQVAEQELFLRREEAVRAFRAILNGKDRFPFYDNPLFLDFLRGERAYDCAAWAVPTYTVLGWRKPCYLIADEHVSSLEELLVPQLWQRYGPGRDPRCAGCMLHSGFEPASVLDALGHPWRLVRRRRWS, encoded by the coding sequence ATGGGGCGACCGTGGCGGATGACCTATGAGCTCGGGCGGTACCTCGTGCGGCGGGCTCCGGGCCTGCGGCGGGGGCGACTCTTTCCCATCGTGCTCATGCTCGAGCCCCTCGAGGCCTGCAACCTGCGCTGCGCTGGGTGCGGCCGGGTCCGCGAGTACCGGGAGCACCAGGCCTTCCGGCTCTCGGTGGACCAAGCCCTCGCCGTGGCGGATGGGGCGGGTGCCCCGGTGGTATCCGTGTCCGGCGGGGAGCCGCTCCTCCATCCCGGGATCGCCGACATCGTGCGGGGGCTCGTGGAGGGGCGGCGGTGGGTGTTCCTGTGCACCAACGGCCTCCTCCTGCGGGAGTCGCTTCCGAAGTTCCGGCCCCACGAGCGCCTGTGCTTCGTGGTCCACTTGGACGGGACGGCCCACGTCCACGACGCGGTGACCGGGCGGCCTGGATCCTACGCCGAGGCGATCGCCGCCATCCGCGAGGCACGAGCGCGGGGATTTCGGGTGTGCACGAACACCACCGTGTTCCACGGCTCCGATCCCGATGACCTGCGGCAGCTCTTCCGCACCCTGGTCGGGCTCGGGGTGGAGGGGATCATGCTCTCCCCGGGCTACGCCTACGAGCAGGTAGCCGAGCAGGAGCTCTTCCTCCGGCGGGAAGAAGCGGTGCGGGCGTTTCGGGCGATCCTCAACGGGAAAGACCGGTTCCCGTTCTACGACAACCCCCTGTTCCTCGATTTCCTGCGCGGGGAGCGCGCCTACGACTGCGCGGCGTGGGCGGTGCCCACGTACACCGTGCTCGGCTGGCGCAAGCCCTGTTACCTCATCGCCGACGAGCACGTCTCTAGCCTGGAGGAGCTTTTGGTCCCCCAGCTGTGGCAAAGGTATGGCCCGGGACGGGACCCCCGCTGCGCCGGGTGCATGCTCCACTCCGGGTTCGAGCCGGCAAGCGTCCTCGATGCGCTCGGTCACCCATGGAGGCTCGTGCGGAGGCGGAGATGGTCGTGA